The Glycine soja cultivar W05 chromosome 6, ASM419377v2, whole genome shotgun sequence genome has a window encoding:
- the LOC114414007 gene encoding LOB domain-containing protein 36-like, with protein MSSSSNSPCAACKIQRRKCTQECVFAPYFPPDNPQRFAYVHKVFGASNVAKLLNELNAAQREDAVKSLAYEAEARLRDPVYGCVGLISILQHRLKQLQNELHHAKKELASHIGSHTMLPPAPSLLPPEQQPRTFSLFPFKPASTHQHDLFGFHDDGGASSASHAGGFNNHLAAVFSPSPAVDHAFSHAPMQSLTLPHHQHLMRSPMQPKPQTDPA; from the exons ATGTCGTCGTCGTCGAATTCGCCATGTGCGGCGTGCAAGATTCAACGTCGGAAGTGCACGCAGGAGTGTGTTTTCGCGCCGTATTTTCCGCCGGACAACCCGCAGCGGTTCGCTTACGTGCATAAGGTGTTCGGGGCAAGTAACGTGGCCAAGCTTCTCAACGAGCTTAACGCGGCGCAACGCGAAGACGCGGTTAAGTCATTAGCATACGAGGCAGAAGCGCGTTTGCGGGACCCAGTGTATGGCTGCGTGGGCCTCATCTCCATACTCCAGCACAGGCTCAAACAGCTTCAGAATGAACTCCACCACGCCAAGAAAGAACTTGCTTCTCACATCGGATCCCACACCATGCTGCCTCCAGCACCTTCCCTACTACCGCCGGAGCAGCAGCCACGCACTTTTTCGCTTTTTCCTTTCAAACCCGCGTCCACTCATCAGCATGATCTTTTCGGCTTCCACGACGACGGTGGCGCATCTTCGGCTTCCCACGCCGGCGGATTCAACAACCACCTCGCCGCCGTATTCTCGCCTTCCCCTGCCGTTGATCACGCCTTTTCTCACGCGCCGATGCAGTCTCTTACTCTTCCGCATCACCAACACCTAATGCGCTCCCCGATGCAACCCAAGCCTCAAACCGACCCAG CTTAG